One Kitasatospora sp. NBC_01266 genomic window carries:
- a CDS encoding beta-ketoacyl-[acyl-carrier-protein] synthase family protein, giving the protein MSAVVTGLGLVSPLGRKPEEFYRALLAGRSGLVRPAPEHPAADWLEAAGIAPWIDPLEVLPRTETKAVDRFVLLALAAADDALADAGLVIGRDVDPRRVAVVVSTGGGGLQTFEQHSHARLQRGRPGVSPYLLPGMLANMAAARIAIKYGIRGYSSSIVTACSAGAQSIAEALRLIRGGEADVVVCGAAESSLHPTIAAAFSNARALASGWDDPERSSRPFDRQRNGFVLGEGSAVLVVERAEFADARGAAGHADLVGWGASTDAHHPTMPRPDGEGAADAMRAALASAGLAPGDIGYVNAHGTGTKLGDRAEARALRAVFGESGPPVSSTKGATGHLLGAAGALEAVVAVLALATGTLPATLNLDEVDPDCALDHIGPTPRQQPVRAVLSNSFAFGGHNLGLVFATPSTRAGRSPQPSAQTP; this is encoded by the coding sequence GTGAGCGCCGTCGTCACCGGCCTCGGCCTGGTCTCCCCGCTCGGCCGCAAGCCCGAGGAGTTCTACCGGGCGCTGCTGGCCGGCCGCTCCGGTCTGGTCCGCCCGGCCCCGGAGCATCCGGCCGCCGACTGGCTGGAGGCCGCCGGGATCGCCCCCTGGATCGACCCGCTGGAGGTGCTCCCGCGCACCGAGACCAAGGCCGTGGACCGCTTCGTGCTGCTCGCGCTGGCGGCGGCCGACGACGCGCTCGCGGACGCCGGGCTGGTGATCGGACGGGACGTGGACCCGCGCCGGGTGGCCGTGGTGGTCTCCACCGGCGGCGGCGGCCTGCAGACCTTCGAGCAGCACTCGCACGCCCGCCTCCAGCGCGGTCGGCCCGGCGTCAGCCCGTACCTGCTGCCCGGCATGCTCGCCAACATGGCGGCAGCCCGGATCGCCATCAAGTACGGTATCCGGGGCTACAGTTCATCGATCGTGACGGCCTGTTCGGCAGGCGCCCAGTCGATCGCGGAGGCGCTGCGGCTGATCCGCGGCGGCGAGGCGGACGTGGTGGTCTGCGGAGCCGCCGAGTCCTCGCTGCACCCGACGATCGCCGCCGCCTTCAGCAACGCCCGCGCGCTGGCCTCGGGTTGGGACGATCCGGAGCGGTCCAGCCGACCCTTCGACCGGCAGCGCAACGGCTTCGTGCTGGGCGAGGGCAGCGCCGTCCTGGTGGTGGAGCGGGCCGAGTTCGCCGACGCGCGCGGCGCGGCGGGCCACGCCGACCTGGTCGGCTGGGGCGCCAGCACCGACGCGCACCACCCCACCATGCCGCGCCCGGACGGCGAGGGCGCCGCCGACGCGATGCGCGCCGCGCTCGCCTCGGCCGGCCTGGCACCGGGCGACATCGGCTACGTGAACGCCCACGGCACCGGCACCAAGCTCGGCGACCGGGCCGAAGCGAGGGCGCTGCGCGCCGTCTTCGGCGAGTCGGGCCCGCCGGTCAGCTCGACCAAGGGCGCCACCGGCCATCTGCTCGGCGCCGCCGGCGCGCTGGAGGCGGTGGTCGCCGTCCTCGCGCTGGCCACCGGCACCCTGCCGGCCACCCTCAACCTGGACGAGGTGGACCCCGACTGCGCGCTGGACCACATCGGTCCGACGCCACGCCAGCAGCCGGTGCGTGCCGTCCTGTCGAACTCCTTCGCGTTCGGCGGACACAACCTCGGCCTCGTCTTCGCGACTCCGAGCACCAGGGCCGGCCGGAGCCCGCAGCCCAGCGCACAGACCCCGTAG
- a CDS encoding class I adenylate-forming enzyme family protein, with product MTVRQIRAKLAADPEVGAGNVLAARIALDIGLDQPMLTFDTEIDGHPAWQPLTVRELDSLVRARAASLAGLGIRPRDPVAVYAHPAAEQVLAFLALTRLGAIPALVNPRLAPEKAALYIQRLRAVGLLADPEHQAALLGQDTGTPLLADPARLGAGDPAAAPPAYRFTPDDPIAITHSSGTTGLPKAVAHSHRSLYAAIRYRLALPRPQGSDRMLSALPAAHAATLIALNLALSAHAEIAVISAQSGDQMLAAIERYRPHGVFGFAATWSDLARHDLTARDLSSVALWWNTGDCAHEAHIRPLVDQGSREALVAGQRVRQAGSAFVDGLGSTEMGHSHFHITHTRETRRYGRCVGKPHSFVDCAVLDPDGAPLGPGQVGELGTKSPTLALGYWNDSVTTYRTRVRGYFLTGDLVYRDEEGFYYHVDRAVDSVDLGAGHRLFTAMSEERVLAGSPDVLDCTVVAVRDGERVVTDVLLQLAAGADRERDRTKEVAALLEEPVAATLRRVIAVDEADIPLGPTGKVRKVLLRERHLAAEHGASTGPGTSAGTSAGTGPGADTDADADAGTEQPGADR from the coding sequence ATGACTGTCCGTCAGATCCGTGCCAAGCTCGCCGCCGATCCCGAGGTCGGCGCCGGGAACGTGCTCGCGGCCCGCATCGCCCTGGACATCGGACTGGACCAGCCGATGCTGACCTTCGACACCGAGATCGACGGCCACCCGGCCTGGCAACCGCTCACCGTGCGGGAGTTGGACTCCCTGGTGCGGGCCAGGGCGGCCTCGCTGGCCGGCCTCGGCATTCGCCCCCGCGACCCGGTGGCGGTCTACGCGCACCCCGCCGCCGAGCAGGTGCTCGCCTTCCTCGCGCTCACCCGGCTGGGCGCGATCCCGGCCCTGGTCAACCCGCGGCTGGCCCCGGAGAAGGCCGCGCTCTACATCCAACGCCTGCGTGCGGTGGGGCTGTTGGCTGACCCGGAGCACCAGGCGGCGCTGCTCGGTCAGGACACCGGCACCCCGCTGCTGGCCGACCCGGCCCGGCTCGGCGCCGGCGACCCGGCGGCCGCCCCGCCCGCCTACCGCTTCACCCCCGACGACCCGATCGCGATCACGCACTCCTCGGGTACCACCGGCCTGCCCAAGGCGGTCGCCCACTCGCACCGCAGCCTGTACGCGGCGATCCGCTACCGCCTGGCACTGCCCCGCCCGCAGGGCTCCGACCGGATGCTCAGCGCGCTGCCGGCCGCCCACGCCGCGACCCTGATCGCGCTCAACCTCGCACTGAGCGCGCACGCCGAGATCGCCGTGATCTCCGCGCAGAGCGGCGACCAGATGCTCGCCGCCATCGAACGGTACCGGCCGCACGGAGTGTTCGGCTTCGCCGCCACCTGGTCCGACCTGGCCAGGCACGATCTGACGGCGCGCGACCTCTCCTCGGTGGCACTGTGGTGGAACACCGGCGACTGCGCACACGAGGCGCACATCCGCCCACTGGTCGACCAGGGCAGCCGCGAGGCGCTGGTGGCCGGCCAGCGGGTGCGGCAAGCGGGTTCGGCCTTCGTCGACGGCCTCGGCTCCACCGAGATGGGCCACTCGCACTTCCACATCACCCACACCAGGGAGACCCGCCGCTACGGGCGCTGCGTCGGCAAGCCGCACTCCTTCGTGGACTGCGCCGTGCTCGACCCGGACGGCGCGCCGCTCGGTCCCGGCCAGGTGGGCGAGCTGGGCACCAAGTCGCCCACGCTGGCGCTGGGTTACTGGAACGACTCGGTGACCACCTACCGGACCAGGGTGCGCGGCTACTTCCTCACCGGCGACCTGGTCTATCGAGACGAGGAGGGCTTCTACTACCACGTGGACCGGGCCGTGGACTCGGTCGACCTCGGTGCCGGGCACCGGCTGTTCACCGCGATGTCCGAGGAGCGGGTGCTGGCGGGCTCGCCGGACGTGCTGGACTGCACGGTGGTCGCGGTGCGGGACGGTGAGCGGGTGGTGACCGACGTCCTGCTGCAACTGGCGGCCGGCGCCGACCGGGAGCGGGACCGCACCAAGGAGGTGGCCGCGCTCCTGGAGGAGCCGGTGGCCGCCACGCTGCGCCGGGTGATCGCGGTGGACGAGGCGGACATCCCGCTCGGCCCGACCGGCAAGGTCCGCAAGGTGCTGCTCCGCGAACGCCACCTGGCCGCCGAGCACGGCGCGAGCACCGGACCCGGCACCAGCGCAGGCACCAGCGCAGGCACCGGCCCCGGTGCAGACACCGACGCAGACGCGGACGCAGGCACCGAGCAGCCCGGAGCAGACCGGTGA
- a CDS encoding beta-ketoacyl synthase N-terminal-like domain-containing protein has protein sequence MRDRGSPRTTDRRVVATGIDALCAHGRDWELTFHQIASGTPAFGEVGRFATEGRRVHRAALLDGAGSLLAELAGSVGRALAQAGLTAAERAGCPLLLAAHSNETTEQGPLSSALAARTGLAGTERIYTTACVAASTAVADAAARIAAGQLERIVVAAGYLVEPVQFALFDAGRALSRDGRMRPFSRDRQGVLLGDGVAAVVLEAAAGARSRGGRALAEVAGWGRAGDAYHVVRPDPGGSGLARAITAALDRAAVAPAEVGYVNANANGSALGDPSEVAALRAVFGERLAAVPVSSTKGAHGHALEASALLELVVTIEALACGILPVQAGFGSAEPQFADLDLVLNAPRPSRTGYALSLNSAFGGANTALLVGAV, from the coding sequence ATGCGTGACCGCGGGTCGCCGCGGACCACCGACCGGCGGGTCGTGGCGACCGGGATCGACGCGCTCTGCGCGCACGGCCGCGACTGGGAGTTGACGTTCCATCAGATCGCTTCCGGCACACCGGCGTTCGGTGAGGTCGGTCGGTTCGCGACCGAAGGCCGACGGGTGCACCGGGCCGCGCTGCTGGACGGCGCCGGCTCACTGCTCGCGGAACTGGCCGGCTCGGTGGGCCGGGCCCTGGCCCAGGCCGGGCTGACCGCCGCCGAGCGGGCCGGCTGCCCGCTGCTGCTGGCCGCGCACAGCAACGAGACGACCGAACAGGGCCCGCTCTCCTCGGCGCTGGCCGCCCGCACCGGGCTGGCCGGCACCGAGCGGATCTACACCACCGCCTGCGTCGCCGCCAGCACCGCCGTGGCCGACGCGGCCGCGCGGATCGCCGCCGGGCAGTTGGAGCGGATCGTGGTCGCGGCCGGCTACCTGGTCGAACCGGTGCAGTTCGCGCTCTTCGACGCCGGGCGGGCGCTGTCCCGCGACGGCCGGATGCGCCCGTTCAGCCGGGATCGGCAGGGCGTGCTGCTCGGTGACGGAGTCGCGGCCGTGGTCCTCGAAGCAGCCGCCGGCGCCCGGTCCCGTGGCGGGCGGGCGCTGGCCGAGGTCGCGGGCTGGGGGCGGGCGGGGGACGCGTACCACGTGGTACGCCCCGATCCGGGCGGCTCCGGGCTGGCCCGGGCGATCACGGCCGCGCTGGACCGCGCCGCCGTGGCACCCGCCGAGGTGGGCTATGTGAACGCCAACGCCAACGGCTCGGCACTCGGCGACCCGTCCGAGGTGGCGGCGCTGCGCGCGGTCTTCGGCGAGCGGCTGGCCGCGGTGCCGGTGAGTTCCACCAAGGGCGCGCACGGGCACGCCCTCGAAGCCTCGGCACTGCTCGAACTGGTCGTCACCATCGAGGCGTTGGCCTGCGGCATACTGCCGGTGCAGGCCGGCTTCGGGTCCGCCGAGCCACAGTTCGCCGATCTCGACCTGGTGCTCAACGCGCCCCGCCCGAGCCGCACCGGCTACGCGCTGAGCCTCAACTCGGCCTTCGGCGGGGCGAACACCGCGTTGCTGGTGGGGGCGGTATGA
- a CDS encoding acyl carrier protein produces MSKLPPPERTTVLAILATFGDRDPDTLDESIGSLELTWLISEVEQRYAVVLDLADAQLDRMQTVSGAVEVLHDALASDHA; encoded by the coding sequence GTGAGCAAGCTGCCGCCCCCGGAGCGCACGACGGTGCTCGCCATCCTGGCGACCTTCGGCGACCGGGATCCCGACACTCTGGACGAGTCCATCGGTTCACTCGAACTGACCTGGCTGATCAGCGAGGTGGAGCAGCGCTATGCGGTGGTCCTCGACCTGGCCGACGCCCAGCTCGACCGGATGCAGACCGTCTCCGGAGCCGTCGAGGTGCTGCACGACGCCTTGGCCTCCGACCATGCGTGA
- a CDS encoding acyl carrier protein — protein MRDQISQFIVQALREMNYDVEDVTDETDLGPAGLDLESLALADLTVQLEDEYGIKFSDEDMETLATMNLGELATTLADRLTPGADTPATAGTAPAGTSPAAASAQVSAE, from the coding sequence GTGAGAGATCAGATCAGCCAGTTCATCGTCCAGGCCCTGCGCGAGATGAACTACGACGTCGAGGACGTCACCGACGAGACCGACCTCGGCCCCGCCGGACTCGACCTGGAGTCCCTGGCGCTGGCCGACCTGACGGTGCAGTTGGAGGACGAGTACGGGATCAAGTTCAGCGACGAGGACATGGAGACCCTCGCCACCATGAACCTCGGCGAGCTCGCCACCACCTTGGCCGACCGGCTGACCCCCGGCGCCGACACCCCCGCCACCGCCGGCACCGCCCCCGCCGGCACCTCCCCCGCTGCCGCGAGCGCCCAGGTGTCGGCCGAGTGA
- a CDS encoding class I adenylate-forming enzyme family protein: MSDSNGPRPLPQPLSLGGWVDRYLLAGEPDEPCLHLGRSVLRGELIDLVTEQQHQLSRVGLQPGGTISLRLPPSLGYITVLLAAWRIGAQVSLLDHRLTEAEVARALDRLAPQFLVTAGAAGGAAMRGYSQVDPVLTRRPDGRAAASAHCLIQLSSGSTGPSKVIARGPDALIRELDRYDRLLDYPRRGERVVLLASAVHVLGLVGGLLQSLHAGVQLHFPERLTGVGILQAVAADDRPTTVLGVPFYAELLAALPAKDRSAATAQPRTSDRPAALRRMIVAGELTRPGLAEAFRERFDVPLGTMFGMTELGMIATDLTGRHYPAVQPAHGMELRVAQGELLIAAASCPYLGLSDPSRWSEGWLHTRDAATIDPATGLVSILGRLDSQVAIGGLKVDLTEVERTIAAAPGVTEAVVVHDGGINAYLALRDTTVAAVQHYVAKELAAYKRPRQLHVLPALPRTTTGKTLRDPAALRRAATEQTGA, from the coding sequence TTGTCGGATTCCAACGGCCCGAGACCATTACCCCAGCCGTTATCACTCGGCGGCTGGGTCGACCGCTACCTCCTCGCCGGCGAACCGGACGAACCGTGCCTGCACCTGGGCCGGAGCGTGCTTCGCGGCGAACTGATCGACCTGGTGACCGAACAGCAGCACCAGCTCTCCCGGGTCGGCCTCCAACCAGGCGGCACCATCAGCCTGCGACTACCGCCCTCCCTCGGCTACATCACCGTCCTGCTCGCGGCCTGGCGGATCGGCGCGCAGGTCAGCCTGCTCGACCACCGGCTGACCGAGGCTGAGGTCGCCCGCGCGCTGGACCGCCTCGCCCCACAGTTCCTGGTGACGGCAGGGGCGGCCGGGGGCGCCGCGATGCGCGGCTACAGCCAGGTCGACCCGGTGCTCACCCGCCGCCCGGACGGCCGGGCGGCGGCGAGCGCGCACTGCCTGATCCAGCTCAGCTCGGGCTCCACCGGCCCGAGCAAGGTGATCGCCCGCGGTCCGGACGCCCTGATCCGCGAACTCGACCGCTATGACCGGCTGTTGGACTATCCGCGACGGGGCGAGCGGGTGGTGCTGCTGGCCTCCGCAGTCCATGTCCTGGGACTGGTCGGCGGGTTGCTGCAGAGTCTGCACGCCGGAGTACAGCTGCACTTCCCCGAGCGGCTGACCGGCGTCGGCATCCTGCAGGCCGTGGCGGCCGACGACCGACCCACCACCGTGCTCGGCGTGCCGTTCTACGCCGAACTGCTGGCCGCGCTACCCGCCAAGGACCGATCGGCGGCGACGGCCCAGCCCCGGACATCGGACCGGCCCGCGGCGCTGCGCCGCATGATCGTCGCCGGCGAGCTGACCCGGCCAGGGCTCGCCGAGGCGTTCCGCGAACGCTTCGACGTTCCCCTCGGGACCATGTTCGGGATGACCGAACTCGGCATGATCGCAACGGATCTGACTGGCCGTCACTATCCTGCGGTGCAGCCCGCGCACGGCATGGAGCTGCGGGTGGCGCAGGGCGAGCTGCTCATCGCCGCCGCCTCCTGCCCCTACCTCGGCCTCAGCGATCCCAGCCGCTGGAGCGAGGGTTGGCTGCACACCCGGGACGCCGCCACCATCGATCCGGCGACCGGCCTGGTCAGCATTCTGGGCCGGCTCGACTCCCAGGTAGCGATCGGCGGCCTGAAGGTCGACCTCACCGAGGTCGAACGGACCATCGCCGCGGCACCGGGCGTGACCGAGGCCGTGGTCGTCCACGACGGCGGGATCAACGCCTACCTGGCCCTGCGGGACACCACAGTCGCCGCCGTCCAGCATTACGTAGCAAAGGAGTTGGCCGCCTACAAGCGTCCTCGGCAGCTGCACGTGCTGCCCGCCCTCCCCCGCACCACCACCGGCAAGACCCTGCGTGACCCGGCCGCTCTGCGCCGGGCCGCCACCGAGCAGACCGGCGCCTGA
- a CDS encoding cellulase family glycosylhydrolase: MRRRSAGPAGRRVLSRVGLLLLTLLLTPAAAGCGGPDRPRPGPQRALPPTRPVIGIAYGDRLVWNSDADLGAALDTAVQVGATTVRADLSWDDVQHDGRGQYAWQGFDRVVTAAAARGLTVLPVLTGTPPWARSPGCAVPACGPHDAAQFAAFAAAAAGRYAPRGVHDWEIWNEPNTAAFWSPAPDPVGYAATVRAAAAALRHADRHAVVVLGGLASVTAKQGDLTATDFLAQVAAHGGTRVVDAVGYHPYSYPYLPSASTSFGTAWEQIDRTRTSLRSVLTATGTPGLPIWITEVGAPTGGPGAASDGTPTDIGPDTTHVTEARQAQIAADAVRTAAADPGIGELIWYTDRDNAAATGGGSSGSTEDWYGLRRADGSAKPALDALRAAVAQLRAGASGQAGATEQAGATVQASVTVQAGATVPAAAATTTGAGAQQAVSPAP, encoded by the coding sequence ATGCGGCGACGGAGTGCGGGTCCCGCCGGGCGTCGGGTCCTGTCACGGGTAGGACTGCTGCTCCTCACGCTGCTCCTGACGCCGGCTGCGGCCGGCTGCGGCGGACCGGACCGGCCGCGCCCCGGGCCGCAGCGGGCGCTGCCGCCGACCCGTCCGGTGATCGGGATCGCCTACGGTGACCGGCTGGTCTGGAACTCGGACGCCGACCTGGGCGCCGCGCTGGACACCGCGGTCCAGGTGGGAGCGACCACCGTGCGCGCCGATCTGTCCTGGGACGACGTCCAGCACGACGGGCGCGGGCAGTACGCCTGGCAGGGATTCGACCGGGTGGTCACGGCCGCTGCCGCGCGCGGGCTCACCGTGCTGCCGGTGCTCACCGGCACGCCGCCGTGGGCCCGTTCACCGGGCTGCGCGGTGCCGGCCTGCGGCCCGCACGACGCCGCGCAGTTCGCTGCCTTCGCGGCAGCCGCGGCCGGCCGCTACGCGCCGCGCGGGGTGCACGACTGGGAGATCTGGAACGAGCCCAACACGGCCGCGTTCTGGTCCCCGGCCCCGGACCCGGTCGGCTACGCGGCCACGGTCCGGGCCGCCGCCGCTGCCCTGCGCCACGCCGACCGGCACGCTGTGGTGGTCCTCGGCGGCCTGGCTTCGGTCACCGCCAAGCAGGGGGATCTGACGGCGACCGACTTCCTGGCACAGGTTGCCGCCCACGGTGGGACCCGGGTGGTCGACGCGGTCGGCTACCACCCCTACAGCTATCCCTATCTGCCCAGTGCCAGCACCTCCTTCGGTACCGCCTGGGAGCAGATCGACCGGACCAGGACCAGCCTGCGCAGCGTGCTGACCGCCACCGGCACGCCCGGACTGCCGATCTGGATCACCGAGGTCGGCGCGCCCACCGGCGGTCCGGGTGCGGCCTCGGACGGTACTCCGACCGACATCGGGCCCGACACCACCCACGTCACCGAGGCCCGCCAGGCCCAGATCGCGGCCGACGCGGTGCGCACGGCAGCCGCCGATCCGGGGATCGGCGAGCTGATCTGGTACACCGACCGGGACAACGCGGCGGCCACCGGCGGGGGTTCGAGCGGCAGCACCGAGGACTGGTACGGGCTGCGCCGGGCCGACGGCAGCGCCAAGCCGGCCCTCGACGCGCTGCGCGCGGCCGTCGCCCAACTGCGGGCCGGCGCGAGCGGGCAGGCCGGCGCGACCGAACAGGCCGGTGCGACCGTGCAGGCCAGCGTGACCGTGCAGGCCGGTGCGACCGTGCCGGCCG